Proteins from a single region of Primulina tabacum isolate GXHZ01 chromosome 5, ASM2559414v2, whole genome shotgun sequence:
- the LOC142545188 gene encoding helicase and polymerase-containing protein TEBICHI isoform X2 — translation MDSRIDQFFVSKKKRKTLSPNSKLGRCEKVARNQIEVSPSSKSSLDSYLVTSKDGHSPAKSLNVPCDQKANQGPVKRNLTLDAGLSSRIENRESHFPTQGLPERPQVSEVAPRLKSELFSDSVPTNCLGKDSYASGNVVENAELKAFATGFLSLYCSELPFAGSSQSEAKLIDKKIHNSSSILQLEDKASERRHSGDGGNQPFTKNGFTSSPKATQSKTVNQSGDKKFKCLQKEIVFHNALESQASLRKCSHTSAPCTAGCDTHSFLTSRLGACGTPQSTRGGSLFSPGEAFWNEAITVVDGLFAPKDGLSSHTTEYHESLMVNYEICNSNTVEHGGCRNMVNKGMHTVLDPVCDDGTGSAVGPKGNQKKDLDEGASPMPVKHFDFNLDGNNFDEEMPSHANSDTPRTAASKENTNASISHHSLQSTILTPIGHINQTKENLTLQGSTFKCVFSTGNMNRVIEDYDISTSGAVDKDYTVVSNNHESKSSSTPASSSMKDCLDLNNWLPLEICEIYKKKGISKLYPWQVDCLQVDGVLHNRNLVYCASTSAGKSFVAEIIMLRRVFSAGKIALLVLPFVSICAEKAEHLEVLLEPLHKHVRSYYGNQGGGTIPKDTSVAVCTIEKANSLVNRLLEEGRLSELGTIVIDELHMVADQSRGYILELMLTKLRYAAGEGNIGSSSGESGGTSSGKSDPARGLQIVGMSATLPNVAAVADWLQASLYETYFRPVPLEEYVKVGSNIYNKEMEIVRVIPRVADLCGKDPDHIVELCNEVVQEGHSVLIFCSSRKGCESTARHIAKYLKKICVSPRNEDDDFFDINSAIDSLRRSAAGLDPILEETLPLGVAYHHAGLTVEEREAVETFYRKGLVRVLTATSTLAAGVNLPARRVIFRQPRIGRDFIDGTRYRQMAGRAGRTGIDTKGESVLICKPEEVKKIVALLNDGCPPLYSCLSEDKNGMTHAILEVVAGGIVQTANDIHRYVRCTLLNSIKPFEDVVKSAQDSLRWLCHKKFLEWNEETKLYTTTPLGRASFGSSLCPEESLIVLDDLTRAREGFVLASDLHLVYLVTPINVDVEPDWELYYERFMQLPSLDQSVGNRVGVQESFLMRMAHGAPSSHRSRDYSKGFRGNHNHRLGMATNRILSDDQMLRVCKRFYVSLILSRLVQEVSIVEACDAFKVARGMVQALQENAGRFASMVSVFCERLGWHDLESLVAKFQNRVSFGVRAEIVELTAIPYVKGSRARALYKAGLRTPQAIAESSVSEIGKALFESSQWTAQAQRKIQFGVAKKIKNGARKIVLDKAEEARLTAFSAFKSLGLDVPPLSHPLLLNATENVPRKELTSSSGEESTSNFVDLHSNHGLASPSVEKNSDGANGVKLKTEADESTYYSPPVGLVSNGEAKSAGNIQSECPTLFEEGSTILGSKHNMTNNPIKSASTSVYVSSRNVGNIRNQSSKCFDHDGQKQPKRDTVCVGIREHTLGKSPVKAVSIPGGVDSFLDLWDAATEFFFDIHFNKKFELNSSAPFEIHGMAVCWENSPVYYLNFPKDLLRYDSGGKEHAGMLPPKHQVEVAKKRWIRIGYIMERKGVKKFTWNLKAQLQVLKSPAVSIQRFSGLHGGIKSLDLDLIDNSYFMFSHVHVKNAIDMCIVAWILSPDEEKSSHPNLEKEVKKRLSSDAAASANRSGRWKDQMQRAAHNGCCRRVAQTRALFSVLWKLLEAEELLEPLVTIETQLVNVLADMEIWGIGVDMEGCLRARHILGSKLKLLEKEAFELAGKIFSLSMPADIANVLYEHLKLPRPEGSKGKLHPSTDKHCLDMLRNEHPIVPVIKEHRTLAKLLNSTLGSICSLARLSIRSQKYTLHGHWLQTSTATGRLSMEEPNLQCVEHMIEFKMEKDDVESHAIHYKINARDFFIPTQDDWLLITADYCQIELRLMAHFSKDSSLIKLLSSCQADVFTMIAAQWIGKHESSVSSCERDQTKRMVYGILYGMGPNSLAEKLDCTTEDAAERIQSFKKSFPGVAGWLHEAVTACRKKGFVETLKGRKRFLEKIKFGNSKEKSRAQRQAVNSICQGSAADVVKIAMIYIHDIIGEDSEASLPSFMNAEEFLMLKHRCRILLQVHDELVLEADSSVVKEAGRLLQTCMERAVSLLVPLPVKLKVGRTWGSLEPFMPNP, via the exons ATGGATTCCCGCATCGACCAG TTCTTTGTCTCGAAAAAGAAGAGAAAGACTCTGTCACCAAATTCAAAATTGGGGAGATGCGAAAAAGTTGCAAGAAACCAAATTGAAGTCTCTCCAAGTTCGAAAAGTTCTTTGGATAGCTATTTAGTAACCTCAAAGGATGGTCATTCACCCGCAAAATCTTTGAATGTCCCTTGCGATCAAAAGGCTAATCAGGGGCCCGTAAAAAGGAATCTGACTTTGGATGCTGGCTTGTCATCTAGAATTGAAAATCGTGAGTCCCATTTCCCAACCCAGGGACTACCTGAAAGACCTCAAGTTTCTGAAGTGGCTCCAAGGTTAAAATCTGAATTGTTTTCTGATAGTGTTCCAACTAATTGTCTTGGTAAGGATTCTTACGCATCTGGGAATGTTGTggaaaatgctgaactgaaggCATTTGCAACTGGATTTTTGTCGTTATATTGTAG CGAGTTACCATTTGCTGGAAGTTCTCAATCAGAAGCAAAACTTATTGATAAGAAAATACATAATAGCTCATCTATCCTTCAGCTAGAGGATAAAGCATCTGAGAGAAGGCATAGTGGGGATGGTGGGAATCAGCCTTTCACTAAGAATGGATTCACTTCCTCACCCAAGGCCACACAATCTAAAACTGTTAACCAATCTGgagataaaaaatttaaatgccTACAAAAG GAAATTGTATTCCACAATGCCTTAGAATCACAAGCAAGTTTGAGAAAATGTAGCCACACATCTGCTCCATGTACTGCTGGTTGTGACACACACAGTTTTTTAACCTCCAGACTTGGAGCTTGTGGAACTCCTCAATCTACACGGGGAGGGTCATTGTTCTCTCCTGGAGAAGCGTTTTGGAATGAAGCAATTACAGTTGTAGATGGGTTGTTTGCTCCCAAGGACGGTCTTTCATCCCATACCACAGAATATCACGAATCCCTGATGGTTAATTATGAGATTTGTAATTCAAATACAGTGGAACATGGTGGATGCCGCAATATGGTAAACAAGGGTATGCATACAGTTTTAGACCCAGTTTGTGATGATGGGACTGGTTCTGCTGTAGGCCCCAAGGGGAATCAAAAGAAAGATCTGGATGAAGGAGCCTCACCCATGCCTGTGAAGCACTTTGATTTCAATCTTGATGGAAACAATTTTGATGAAGAGATGCCCTCTCATGCTAATAGTGATACACCTCGTACTGCAGCGAGCAAGGAGAATACTAATGCTTCTATCAGTCACCATAGTCTACAAAGCACTATTCTTACACCCATTGGCCACATCaatcaaacaaaagaaaatctGACACTGCAAGGATCAACCTTTAAGTGTGTTTTTTCCACTGGAAACATGAATCGAGTGATTGAAGATTATGACATTTCTACATCTGGTGCAGTGGACAAAGATTACACCGTGGTTTCCAATAATCATGAGTCAAAAAGTTCCTCTACTCCAGCAAGTTCTTCAATGAAGGACTGCTTGGATTTGAATAATTGGCTTCCCCTTGAAATATGTGAAATCTATAAGAAAAAGGGGATATCAAAACTGTATCCCTGGCAG GTTGACTGCCTTCAGGTGGATGGTGTCTTGCATAACCGGAATCTTGTTTATTGTGCATCTACCAG TGCTGGTAAAAGTTTTGTTGCTGAAATAATAATGCTAAGAAGAGTTTTTTCCGCTGGAAAAATTGCCCTTCTTGTACTTCCGTTTGTATCTATCTGCGCAGAAAAG GCAGAACACCTTGAAGTTCTTTTAGAACCGTTACATAAGCATGTTCGCAGCTATTATGGAAATCAAGGTGGTGGCACTATTCCCAAGGATACCTCTGTAGCCGTCTGTACTATAGAGAAAGCAAATTCGTTGGTAAACAGATTACTGGAAGAGGGTCGTTTATCAGAGCTTGGTACCATTGTAATTGATGAACTGCACATG GTTGCTGATCAGAGTAGAGGTTATATATTAGAACTCATGTTGACAAAGCTTCGGTATGCAGCTGGTGAAGGCAATATAGGCTCTTCTAGTGGAGAAAGTGGAGGGACGAGTAGTGGTAAGTCTGATCCTGCTCGTGGCCTCCAAATTGTTGGCATGAGTGCAACATTACCCAATGTTGCTGCTGTTGCTGATTGGCTTCAA GCTTCACTTTATGAGACATACTTTCGACCCGTTCCATTGGAGGAATACGTTAAAGTGGGTagcaatatatataacaaagaGATGGAAATTGTTAGGGTGATCCCTAGAGTGGCTGATCTCTGTGGTAAAGATCCGGATCATATAGTTGAACTATGCAACGAG GTTGTCCAAGAGGGTCACTCAGTCCTAATATTTTGTTCCAGTAGAAAAGGATGTGAATCAACTGCTAGGCATATAGCGAAATATCTTAAAAAAATTTGCGTAAGCCCTCGCAATGAAGACGATGATTTCTTTGATATAAATTCAGCTATTGATTCATTGCGAAGATCTGCTGCTGGGTTGGATCCAATACTGGAAGAAACTCTTCCTCTTGGAGTAGCTTATCATCACGCCGGGCTCACA GTTGAGGAAAGGGAGGCTGTTGAAACATTCTACCGCAAAGGACTTGTACGTGTCTTGACTGCTACGTCAACACTTGCAGCTGGAGTTAATCTGCCAGCACGAAGAGTGATATTTAGACAACCACGCATTGGTCGTGATTTTATTGATGGGACAAGATACAGGCAGATGGCTGGAAGGGCAGGTCGTACTGGCATAGATACAAAGGGAGAAAGT GTGCTGATTTGCAAGCCAGAGGAGGTCAAGAAAATAGTGGCACTCCTTAATGATGGTTGTCCTCCACTTTATTCTTGCCTGTCAGAAGATAAGAATGGGATGACCCATGCTATACTGGAGGTTGTTGCTGGAGGAATTGTTCAAACAGCAAATGATATTCATCGATATGTTAGGTGTACTCTTCTCAATTCAATTAAACCTTTTGAAGATGTCGTGAAATCAGCCCAAGATTCTCTTCGATGGCTGTGCCATAAAAAGTTTCTTGAATGGAATGAAGAGACGAAGTTGTACACTACTACACCTTTGGGCCGCGCATCTTTTGGAAGTTCTCTCTGTCCAGAGGAATCACTT aTTGTACTGGACGATCTCACGAGGGCGAGAGAAGGATTTGTGCTTGCATCAGATTTACATCTAGTGTACTTAGTAACACCCATTAATGTTGATGTGGAACCAGACTGGGAACTAtattatgagcgattcatgcaGTTGCCTTCATTAGACCAG TCTGTTGGAAATCGAGTTGGAGTACAAGAATCCTTTTTGATGCGTATGGCTCATGGAGCACCTTCCTCACATAGATCAAGGGATTATTCCAAAGGCTTTCGCGGAAATCACAATCATAGACTTGGGATGGCGACTAATCGAATTCTCTCAGATGATCAAATGCTTAGAGTGTGTAAACGATTCTATGTTTCTCTTATCTTGTCTCGGCTTGTGCAG GAAGTATCTATTGTTGAGGCATGCGATGCTTTTAAAGTCGCTAGAGGTATGGTTCAGGCCTTACAAGAAAATGCTGGAAGATTTGCGTCTATGGTTTCTGTATTCTGTGAGAGACTTGGTTGGCATGACCTTGAAAGCTTAGTTGCCAAATTCCAAAATCGTGTTTCATTTGGAGTTAGAGCAGAGATTGTAGAACTTACAGCTATTCCTTACGTTAAG GGTTCACGAGCTAGAGCACTTTATAAGGCAGGTTTGCGTACTCCTCAAGCTATAGCTGAATCGTCTGTCTCTGAAATTGGCAAAGCACTTTTTGAATCTTCTCAGTGGACTGCACAAG CACAACGGAAAATACAGTTTGGAGTTGCCAAGAAGATAAAAAATGGAGCTCGCAAAATTGTTCTTGATAAAGCTGAAGAGGCACGACTCACTGCATTCTCAGCCTTCAAATCTCTTGGACTTGACGTGCCACCATTGTCTCATCCTTTATTACTTAATGCTACCGAAAATGTCCCCAGAAAGGAATTAACGTCGTCTTCGGGGGAGGAATCAACTAGCAACTTTGTTGATCTTCATTCAAATCATGGTTTGGCTTCACCTTCAGTTGAGAAGAATAGTGATGGGGCCAACGGAGTTAAGTTAAAAACTGAGGCGGACGAATCAACCTACTACTCTCCACCTGTTGGACTTGTGTCAAACGGAGAAGCAAAATCAGCGGGAAATATTCAAAGTGAATGTCCTACTTTATTTGAAGAAGGATCCACTATTCTGGGGTCTAAGCATAATATGACTAACAATCCCATAAAAAGTGCAAGCACATCCGTCTATGTCTCATCAAGAAATGTTGGTAATATCAGAAATCAGTCTAGTAAATGTTTTGACCATGATGGTCAGAAACAACCTAAAAGAGACACTGTATGTGTGGGAATCAGAGAACACACATTGGGAAAAAGTCCTGTGAAGGCAGTTAGTATTCCTGGGGGAGTCGATTCTTTCTTGGATCTTTGGGATGCAGCAACAGAGTTTTTTTTCGATAtacattttaataaaaaatttgaattgaaCTCTTCTGCTCCATTTGAAATACATGGCATGGCGGTTTGCTGGGAAAACTCTCCTGTGTATTACTTAAATTTCCCAAAGGACTTATTACGCTATGACAGTGGAGGAAAAGAACATGCTGGTATGCTACCACCAAAGCATCAGGTGGAGGTAGCCAAGAAACGGTGGATAAGGATTGGGTATATAATGGAGAGAAAGGGAGTCAAAAAATTTACTTGGAACTTAAAAGCTCAGTTGCAGGTGCTCAAAAGTCCAGCTGTTTCTATTCAGAGGTTTAGCGGTCTGCATGGTGGAATTAAAAGTCTGGATCTGGATCTTATTGACAATTCATACTTCATGTTTTCCCATGTCCATGTAAAGAATGCAATTGATATGTGTATTGTGGCATGGATTCTTTCGCCTGATGAAGAGAAAAGTTCTCATCCTAATCTGGAAAAG GAAGTTAAAAAGAGATTATCTAGTGATGCTGCAGCTTCAGCTAATAGAAGTGGTCGATGGAAGGATCAGATGCAAAGAGCTGCACATAACGGTTGCTGTCGCAGAGTTGCACAAACTCGAGCTTTGTTTTCTGTTCTGTGGAAATTATTAGAGGCTGAAGaactgcttgaaccacttgTGACTATTGAAACTCAGCTG GTAAATGTTCTTGCTGATATGGAGATTTGGGGAATTGGTGTTGACATGGAAGGATGCCTTAGAGCGCGTCATATTCTTGGAAGTAAACTAAAGCTTTTGGAGAAGGAAGCTTTCGAATTGGCTGGCAAGATATTTTCATTATCGATGCCAGCTGACATAGCTAACGTACTCTATGAACACTTGAAACTTCCCAGGCCAGAAGGGAGTAAGGGAAAACTACATCCAAGTACTGACAAACATTGTCTGGATATGTTGAG GAATGAGCATCCCATTGTTCCAGTTATTAAAGAGCACCGAACATTAGCTAAACTTTTGAATTCTACTTTGGGGTCAATTTGTTCACTTGCTAGGCTTTCTATAAGGAGCCAGAAGTATACTTTGCATGGTCATTGGCTCCAGACGTCAACAGCAACTGGTCGACTGTCAATGGAGGAGCctaacctccag TGCGTTGAGCATATGATTGAGTTCAAAATGGAGAAAGATGATGTTGAATCGCATGCCATTCACTACAAGATTAATGCTCGTGATTTCTTCATACCTACTCAG GATGATTGGCTGCTCATAACGGCAGATTATTGCCAGATAGAGCTGAGACTTATGGCCCATTTCTCAAAAGATTCTTCATTGATTAAACTTCTGAGTAGTTGTCAGGCCGATGTCTTTACCATGATTGCCGCACAATGGATTGGGAAACATGAGTCAAGTGTGAGCTCATGTGAGCGAGATCAAACGAAGAGAATGGTTTATGGAATCCTATACGGTATGGGGCCTAACTCACTCGCAGAAAAACTGGACTGCACTACAGAAGATGCTGCAGAACGAATTCAGAGCTTCAAGAAGTCTTTTCCTGGTGTTGCTGGCTGGTTGCATGAAGCAGTTACAGCCTGTCGCAAAAAAGG TTTTGTGGAGACCCTTAAGGGAAGAAAACGTTTCttggaaaaaattaaatttggtAACAGTAAAGAAAAATCCAGAGCTCAAAGACAAGCTGTGAACTCTATATGCCAG GGATCTGCCGCTGATGTCGTAAAAATTGCAATGATATATATCCATGATATTATTGGTGAGGATTCTGAAGCATCTTTGCCTAGTTTCATGAATGCTGAAGAGTTTCTAATGCTTAAACATCGATGCCGAATCCTTCTACAG